The Cellulomonas wangleii genome includes a region encoding these proteins:
- a CDS encoding thiamine-phosphate kinase, whose amino-acid sequence MPRDPAVVSDLAEQDLLDLILPHLPVGSGTLVPPGDDAAVVAAPDGRYVVTCDVLVEDVHFRRRWSSGQDVGRRAAMQNLADVAAMGARSVALVVGLVVPGETPVAWVEDLARGLGDACRPLDVGVVGGDLSSGPALMVSVTAHGDLEGRVPVRRGGARPGDVIAHAGRRGWSAAGLGLLTAGREDTDPGLVAAYRSPEPVLAAGPAAARAGATAMLDVSDGLLVDAGRLARASGVTLALDAPGDAFADDVARLAPAAALLGADPLDWVLAGGEDHGLLATFPPGAVLPPPFRAVGVVRERGTEAVLVAGAAPTVAPGWDHFGR is encoded by the coding sequence GTGCCCCGGGATCCTGCCGTCGTGTCCGACCTCGCCGAGCAGGACCTGCTGGACCTGATCCTCCCGCACCTGCCCGTGGGCTCGGGCACGCTGGTCCCGCCCGGGGACGACGCGGCCGTGGTCGCGGCCCCGGACGGCCGCTACGTCGTGACCTGCGACGTGCTGGTCGAGGACGTGCACTTCCGCCGCCGCTGGTCGAGCGGGCAGGACGTCGGTCGACGGGCAGCCATGCAGAACCTCGCCGACGTGGCCGCCATGGGCGCGCGGTCCGTCGCCCTCGTCGTCGGGCTGGTGGTGCCGGGCGAGACGCCCGTCGCGTGGGTCGAGGACCTCGCCCGCGGGCTCGGGGACGCGTGCCGCCCGCTCGACGTCGGCGTCGTGGGCGGCGACCTGTCGTCCGGGCCGGCGCTCATGGTGTCGGTCACGGCGCACGGGGACCTCGAGGGGCGCGTGCCGGTGCGGCGCGGGGGCGCGCGGCCCGGTGACGTGATCGCCCACGCGGGACGCCGGGGGTGGTCCGCGGCCGGTCTCGGTCTGCTGACGGCGGGGCGCGAGGACACCGACCCCGGTCTGGTGGCCGCCTACCGCTCGCCCGAACCGGTCCTGGCCGCGGGGCCGGCGGCGGCCCGCGCGGGGGCCACGGCCATGCTCGACGTGTCCGACGGGCTGCTCGTCGACGCCGGGCGCCTCGCCCGGGCGAGCGGGGTGACGCTCGCGCTCGACGCCCCCGGTGACGCGTTCGCCGACGACGTCGCGCGCCTCGCGCCCGCGGCCGCGCTGCTGGGCGCGGACCCGCTCGACTGGGTGCTGGCCGGGGGTGAGGACCACGGTCTGCTCGCGACGTTCCCGCCGGGCGCGGTGCTGCCGCCGCCGTTCCGTGCGGTCGGCGTCGTGCGCGAGCGGGGGACCGAGGCCGTGCTCGTGGCGGGTGCGGCGCCGACGGTCGCCCCGGGGTGGGACCACTTCGGTCGGTGA
- a CDS encoding GNAT family N-acetyltransferase — protein MVEHIDEVTIRPATTDDAAEIAAVHVRSWQEAYAGIVPAEHLRSLDPDSRRERWARMLADGPADHVRTLVAESDGHLLGFATYGPSRDEDARRGEREIYSIYLDPGTWGHGVARDLIRTVLAEVGERTPMALWVLADNTRARHFYRRHGFSPDGVERLETIGGADLLEVRYRRG, from the coding sequence ATGGTCGAGCACATCGACGAGGTCACCATCCGTCCCGCGACCACCGACGACGCGGCGGAGATCGCCGCCGTGCACGTGCGCTCGTGGCAGGAGGCGTACGCCGGCATCGTCCCGGCGGAGCACCTGCGCTCGCTCGACCCCGACAGCCGCAGGGAGCGGTGGGCCCGGATGCTCGCCGACGGGCCGGCCGACCACGTGCGCACGCTCGTCGCGGAGTCCGACGGGCACCTGCTCGGCTTCGCGACGTACGGCCCGAGCCGTGACGAGGACGCCCGACGCGGGGAGCGCGAGATCTACTCGATCTACCTGGACCCCGGCACGTGGGGGCACGGCGTCGCACGGGACCTGATCCGCACCGTGCTCGCCGAGGTGGGTGAGCGGACGCCGATGGCGCTGTGGGTGCTCGCCGACAACACCCGCGCCCGGCACTTCTACCGGCGCCACGGGTTCTCACCGGACGGCGTCGAGCGCCTCGAGACCATCGGCGGCGCCGACCTGCTCGAGGTGCGGTACCGCCGCGGCTGA
- a CDS encoding ATP-dependent DNA helicase RecG translates to MLAADPLTVPLTRLNARTAKALGKLGLVTSGDLLRHYPRRYAEPGTLTDMASLRVGEHVTVVAEVVRTSLRPTAQGRGLLQSTITDGHSRIELTFFASHVKKLEWRQGQLRPGRRGLFTGEVSLYRDTLQLMHPECRLFGADDDAHEEDEALVEAGRPIPVYPAVAGFESWKVAQAVRTVLDPLREDDVPDPVPPQLRERDALPTLVEALRLVHLPQDESDWQRGRARLRYEEALVLQAELARRRARVAREEAVARPAREGGLLEAFDARLPFTLTAGQRAVGEEIAGELAAPRPMQRLLQGEVGSGKTVVALRAMLQVVDAGGQAALLAPTEVLAAQHARTLRGLLGDLAEGGFLGGAALATRVALLTGSLPTAARRSAMLDAASGAAGIVVGTHALLSQDVQFADLGLVVVDEQHRFGVEQRDALRAKAGRTPHTLVMTATPIPRTVAMTVFGDLETSVLSEVPAGRQGITTHVVPADNPRWTDRTWQRVREEVDGGGRAYVVCPRIDGDAVAGDAADEDGSDLVLDAGPTVGAPDAGVRRPLRAVLDVAEELRARPDLAGVGVGVLHGRLTPEEKDRAFAAFATGEAPVLVSTTVVEVGVDVPDATVMVVLDADRFGISQLHQLRGRVGRGTRPGLCLLVSAAQPGTDAHTRLETLAATTDGFELAALDLELRHEGDVLGAAQHGRGSSLRLLRVTRDADVIARARTDARALVEQDGDLDAWPALRAAIEASLAGEREEFLDRT, encoded by the coding sequence GTGCTCGCCGCCGACCCGCTCACCGTCCCCCTGACGCGTCTGAACGCCCGCACCGCGAAGGCGCTGGGCAAGCTCGGGCTCGTGACCTCCGGCGACCTGCTGCGGCACTACCCGCGCAGGTACGCCGAGCCGGGCACGCTGACCGACATGGCGAGCCTGCGCGTGGGCGAGCACGTGACGGTCGTGGCGGAGGTCGTCCGGACCTCCTTGCGCCCGACGGCGCAGGGTCGCGGTCTCCTGCAGTCGACCATCACCGACGGGCACAGCCGCATCGAGCTCACGTTCTTCGCGTCGCACGTCAAGAAGCTCGAGTGGCGCCAGGGCCAGCTGCGCCCCGGTCGGCGCGGCCTGTTCACCGGCGAGGTGTCGCTCTACCGCGACACCCTGCAGCTCATGCACCCGGAGTGCCGGCTGTTCGGCGCCGACGACGACGCGCACGAGGAGGACGAGGCGCTGGTCGAGGCCGGTCGCCCGATCCCGGTGTACCCGGCGGTCGCGGGCTTCGAGTCGTGGAAGGTCGCCCAGGCCGTGCGCACGGTGCTCGACCCCCTGCGCGAGGATGACGTGCCGGACCCCGTCCCGCCGCAGCTGCGGGAACGCGACGCGCTGCCGACGCTGGTCGAGGCGCTGCGCCTGGTGCACCTGCCGCAGGACGAGTCGGACTGGCAGCGCGGTCGCGCCCGGCTGCGCTACGAGGAGGCCCTCGTGCTGCAGGCCGAGCTCGCGCGCCGCCGGGCCCGCGTCGCACGCGAGGAGGCGGTGGCCCGTCCGGCCCGGGAGGGTGGGCTGCTCGAGGCGTTCGACGCGCGCCTGCCGTTCACCCTGACGGCCGGGCAGCGAGCGGTCGGTGAGGAGATCGCCGGTGAGCTCGCCGCCCCGCGTCCCATGCAGCGCCTGCTGCAGGGCGAGGTCGGCTCGGGCAAGACCGTGGTCGCGCTCCGCGCGATGCTGCAGGTCGTCGACGCCGGCGGGCAGGCGGCGCTGCTCGCGCCCACGGAGGTCCTGGCGGCGCAGCACGCGCGCACGCTGCGCGGGCTGCTGGGCGACCTCGCCGAGGGCGGGTTCCTCGGTGGAGCGGCCCTGGCCACGCGTGTGGCGCTGCTGACGGGCTCGCTGCCGACGGCGGCGCGGCGCAGCGCGATGCTCGACGCCGCGAGCGGGGCCGCCGGCATCGTGGTGGGCACCCACGCGCTGCTGTCGCAGGACGTGCAGTTCGCGGACCTGGGCCTGGTGGTCGTCGACGAGCAGCACCGGTTCGGGGTCGAGCAGCGCGACGCGCTGCGGGCGAAGGCCGGCCGCACGCCCCACACGCTGGTGATGACGGCGACGCCCATCCCGCGGACGGTGGCCATGACCGTCTTCGGCGACCTCGAGACGTCGGTGCTCAGCGAGGTGCCCGCCGGGCGGCAGGGCATCACGACGCACGTCGTGCCCGCGGACAACCCGCGCTGGACCGACCGGACCTGGCAGCGCGTGCGGGAGGAGGTCGACGGTGGTGGCCGCGCGTACGTCGTGTGCCCCCGCATCGACGGCGACGCGGTGGCGGGCGACGCGGCCGACGAGGACGGCAGCGACCTCGTGCTGGACGCCGGCCCGACCGTCGGGGCACCTGACGCCGGGGTGCGCCGCCCGCTGCGGGCGGTGCTCGACGTCGCCGAGGAGCTGCGTGCCCGCCCCGACCTCGCCGGTGTCGGGGTCGGCGTCCTGCACGGCCGGCTCACCCCCGAGGAGAAGGACAGGGCGTTCGCGGCGTTCGCGACGGGCGAGGCGCCCGTGCTCGTGTCCACGACGGTCGTCGAGGTCGGTGTCGACGTCCCCGACGCCACGGTCATGGTCGTGCTCGACGCCGACCGGTTCGGCATCTCGCAGCTGCACCAGCTGCGGGGCCGGGTCGGGCGGGGGACCCGCCCGGGCCTCTGCCTGCTGGTCAGCGCGGCGCAGCCGGGGACGGACGCCCACACACGTCTCGAGACGCTCGCGGCGACGACGGACGGCTTCGAGCTCGCCGCGCTCGACCTCGAGCTGCGGCACGAGGGCGACGTGCTGGGCGCCGCCCAGCACGGGCGCGGCAGCTCGCTGCGGCTGCTGCGAGTCACCCGGGACGCCGACGTCATCGCGCGGGCCCGCACCGACGCGCGCGCGCTCGTCGAGCAGGACGGTGACCTCGACGCGTGGCCGGCGCTGCGGGCCGCCATCGAGGCGTCGCTGGCGGGGGAGCGCGAGGAGTTCCTCGATCGGACGTGA
- a CDS encoding DAK2 domain-containing protein translates to MRVEVAARQVVLDGDAVRAWAAGALTACRAARELIDAVNVFPVPDADTGSNVTLTVAGGAAAVAADGGLDGPTELLATFAHGAARAARGNSGIILSQWLVGLSAGLADGSPTDRDGTAALVSGLERAARAARAAVPDPQEGTVLTIAREVATHARHGMRRTEGSPADVLAAATDAARADLDRLSASHDVLRAAHVVDAGACALLVVLDALVHTLRTGGRALQEADLDLTWLPRAGPDVVAGCAPASGGAYEVMMLVRATWPGVTDLAVALQGVGEAVAVVDAGASRHAHVHCDDPAAAIALVPDAAREQVVVRRVDEPTPADRGLVVLTPSPGLSAWYATCGAVTLVGPDPDVEQVARAAVDTRAGRVVVVGAGVAPVAAAPADPRFDLLATTGDGPAVVACLALVADPQVTPEAGSDALRRLRAGTPTGADEVPAVVAALLADARGAQGVTLVHGVDVDRAAVRAAADVLRAAHPQLEVVVAGPAAGAAWWVGVD, encoded by the coding sequence ATGCGCGTGGAGGTCGCGGCGCGACAGGTCGTGCTCGACGGCGACGCCGTGCGCGCGTGGGCGGCCGGGGCGCTCACCGCGTGCCGGGCCGCGCGGGAGCTCATCGACGCCGTCAACGTGTTCCCCGTCCCTGACGCGGACACCGGCTCGAACGTCACGCTGACCGTCGCGGGCGGCGCGGCGGCCGTCGCAGCGGACGGGGGGCTCGACGGACCGACAGAGCTCCTGGCGACCTTCGCCCACGGTGCTGCCAGGGCCGCGCGCGGCAACTCCGGGATCATCCTGAGCCAGTGGCTCGTCGGCCTGTCGGCGGGCCTGGCGGACGGTTCGCCGACGGACCGGGACGGCACGGCGGCTCTCGTCAGCGGCCTCGAGCGGGCCGCCCGCGCCGCACGGGCCGCGGTGCCGGACCCCCAGGAGGGCACGGTCCTCACGATCGCCCGCGAGGTCGCGACGCACGCGCGGCACGGCATGCGGCGCACCGAGGGCTCGCCCGCCGACGTCCTGGCGGCTGCGACGGACGCCGCCCGCGCCGACCTGGACCGGCTCAGCGCGAGCCACGACGTCCTGCGTGCGGCGCACGTGGTCGACGCGGGGGCGTGCGCGCTGCTCGTCGTGCTCGACGCGCTCGTGCACACCCTGCGCACCGGTGGGCGGGCCCTGCAGGAGGCCGACCTCGACCTGACGTGGCTGCCCCGGGCAGGACCGGACGTCGTCGCGGGGTGCGCGCCGGCGTCGGGCGGCGCGTACGAGGTGATGATGCTGGTCCGGGCCACGTGGCCGGGAGTCACCGACCTCGCCGTCGCGCTGCAGGGCGTCGGGGAGGCCGTCGCCGTCGTCGACGCCGGGGCATCGCGGCACGCGCACGTGCACTGCGACGACCCGGCAGCGGCGATCGCGCTGGTGCCCGACGCCGCGCGGGAGCAGGTCGTGGTGCGGCGGGTCGACGAGCCGACGCCGGCCGATCGCGGGCTCGTCGTGCTCACGCCGTCGCCCGGGTTGTCGGCCTGGTACGCGACGTGCGGCGCGGTGACGCTCGTGGGCCCCGACCCCGACGTCGAGCAGGTCGCCCGTGCGGCCGTCGACACGCGCGCCGGGCGGGTCGTCGTGGTCGGCGCGGGCGTCGCGCCGGTGGCCGCTGCTCCCGCCGATCCGCGCTTCGACCTGCTGGCGACGACGGGGGACGGCCCCGCGGTCGTCGCGTGCCTCGCCCTCGTCGCGGACCCGCAGGTCACGCCCGAGGCGGGAAGCGACGCCCTGCGACGTCTGCGTGCCGGCACCCCGACCGGCGCTGACGAGGTGCCGGCGGTCGTGGCAGCCCTGCTCGCGGACGCGCGCGGCGCGCAGGGGGTCACGCTCGTGCACGGCGTCGACGTCGACCGAGCGGCGGTACGCGCCGCGGCGGACGTGCTGCGTGCGGCGCACCCTCAGCTGGAGGTGGTCGTCGCCGGCCCGGCCGCCGGTGCCGCGTGGTGGGTGGGGGTCGACTGA
- the rsmD gene encoding 16S rRNA (guanine(966)-N(2))-methyltransferase RsmD — translation MTRIVAGSAGGRTLAVPASGTRPTSERVREALFSRLEHLDAVDGARVLDLFAGSGALGLEAVSRGAAHAVLVDAARGAVDVCRRNARTLGLADRVDVVADKVDRYLARVAPVGSPDVEAFDLVLVDPPYDLPDDALATAVAGAARCTAPGGVVVVERSSRAAAPTWPSPLVELADRRYGETRVWFAEHPV, via the coding sequence GTGACGCGGATCGTCGCGGGCAGCGCGGGCGGGCGCACGCTCGCGGTACCCGCCTCGGGGACACGCCCGACGAGCGAGCGGGTGCGCGAGGCGCTGTTCTCGCGGTTGGAGCACCTCGACGCCGTCGACGGTGCGCGCGTGCTCGACCTGTTCGCCGGCTCCGGCGCCCTCGGCCTGGAGGCCGTCAGCCGGGGGGCGGCCCACGCCGTGCTCGTCGACGCCGCGCGTGGGGCCGTCGACGTGTGCCGCCGCAACGCCCGCACGCTCGGGCTCGCCGACCGCGTCGACGTGGTCGCCGACAAGGTCGACCGGTACCTCGCGCGCGTCGCCCCGGTGGGATCGCCGGATGTCGAGGCCTTCGACCTGGTGCTGGTCGACCCGCCCTACGACCTGCCCGACGACGCCCTCGCCACGGCCGTCGCCGGCGCGGCGCGCTGCACCGCACCGGGAGGCGTGGTCGTCGTCGAGCGCTCGTCGCGCGCCGCGGCGCCGACGTGGCCGTCGCCGCTCGTCGAGCTCGCCGACCGGCGCTACGGCGAGACCCGGGTGTGGTTCGCGGAGCACCCCGTCTGA
- a CDS encoding ABC transporter ATP-binding protein has product MAPVVHARDLQVGYGEAPVCAPVTFTLEEGAAVALVGANGSGKSTVLKTVLGLLDPLGGDVQVLGRPVDERETSFRREVSSVLDDDAYFPALTVAEHLYLTARGHGVLGAKAEVAALLEEFGLADHARATPVSLSSGQRRRLLLAAGFARPRSLLVLDEPEQRLDQRMRARLADLLRAERDAGGAVLIATHDPDLVAAVCTRAVHVSDEASLVLEPAEAADRIARVAL; this is encoded by the coding sequence ATGGCTCCCGTGGTGCACGCTCGTGACTTGCAGGTCGGCTACGGCGAGGCACCCGTGTGCGCCCCCGTCACCTTCACGCTCGAGGAGGGTGCCGCGGTCGCGCTCGTCGGGGCCAACGGGTCCGGCAAGTCCACGGTCCTCAAGACCGTCCTCGGGCTGCTCGACCCGCTGGGCGGGGACGTCCAGGTCCTCGGTCGCCCGGTCGACGAGCGTGAGACGTCGTTCCGGCGCGAGGTGTCCAGCGTGCTCGACGACGACGCGTACTTCCCCGCCCTGACCGTGGCGGAGCACCTGTACCTCACCGCGCGCGGCCACGGCGTCCTCGGGGCGAAGGCGGAGGTCGCGGCGCTCCTCGAGGAGTTCGGCCTCGCGGACCACGCGCGCGCCACGCCCGTCTCGCTGTCCTCGGGTCAGCGCCGCCGTCTCCTGCTGGCCGCGGGCTTCGCCCGGCCCCGGTCCCTGCTGGTGCTCGACGAGCCCGAGCAGAGGCTCGACCAGCGCATGCGCGCGCGCCTCGCGGACCTCCTCCGGGCGGAGCGGGACGCCGGCGGTGCCGTGCTCATCGCGACGCACGACCCCGACCTCGTCGCCGCGGTCTGCACCCGGGCCGTGCACGTCTCCGACGAGGCGTCGCTGGTCCTGGAGCCCGCCGAGGCGGCCGACCGGATCGCCCGGGTCGCGTTGTGA
- a CDS encoding D-alanine--D-alanine ligase family protein produces the protein MDATEMPLPDDGTRSGGDAPAGGRRPRVMVLFGGRSGEHAISCATAGGVLRAIDRTRYDVVAVGITRTGQWVLADDDPERWAIRDGHLPEVEDTATRVLLPQGTGEHDVQVVRDGRLDAPLGAVDVVFPLLHGPFGEDGTLQGLLELADLRYVGSGVLASAVGMDKHMMKLVLAGSGLTVGPFRVLPGGRPADDALLASWVEELGLPLFVKPARAGSSLGISRVDDAADLAAAVAAAREHDPKVIVEAGLAGREIECGVLGGRGGAAPRASLPGEIVVTDARHSFYDFEAKYLDEAGVTLSCPADLDPDVVARVQDAAVRAFEAVGCEGLARVDVFVTPDGEVVVNEINTMPGFTPYSMYPRMWQVTGLEYADLVDELVGLALERPTGLR, from the coding sequence ATGGACGCCACCGAGATGCCCCTGCCCGACGACGGCACCCGCAGCGGTGGTGACGCTCCCGCGGGCGGTCGCCGCCCGCGGGTCATGGTGCTCTTCGGAGGTCGCTCCGGTGAGCACGCCATCAGCTGTGCGACGGCCGGTGGCGTCCTGCGCGCCATCGACCGCACCCGCTACGACGTGGTCGCCGTCGGCATCACGCGCACCGGCCAGTGGGTCCTGGCCGACGACGACCCCGAGCGCTGGGCGATCCGCGACGGGCACCTGCCGGAGGTCGAGGACACGGCGACGCGCGTGCTGCTGCCGCAGGGGACGGGCGAGCACGACGTGCAGGTCGTCCGCGACGGGCGCCTCGACGCCCCGCTCGGTGCCGTCGACGTCGTCTTCCCGCTGCTGCACGGCCCGTTCGGTGAGGACGGCACGCTGCAGGGCCTGCTGGAGCTGGCCGACCTGCGGTACGTCGGCTCCGGCGTCCTCGCGTCGGCCGTGGGCATGGACAAGCACATGATGAAGCTCGTGCTGGCCGGCTCCGGCCTGACCGTCGGCCCGTTCCGCGTGCTCCCGGGCGGGCGGCCGGCCGACGACGCGCTCCTCGCGTCGTGGGTCGAGGAGCTCGGCCTGCCGTTGTTCGTCAAGCCCGCACGCGCGGGGTCGAGCCTGGGGATCTCCCGGGTCGACGACGCCGCGGACCTCGCCGCGGCCGTCGCCGCCGCGCGCGAGCACGACCCGAAGGTCATCGTCGAGGCCGGTCTCGCCGGCCGCGAGATCGAGTGCGGCGTGCTCGGCGGCCGCGGCGGCGCCGCGCCCCGCGCGTCCCTTCCCGGGGAGATCGTCGTCACCGACGCCCGCCACAGCTTCTACGACTTCGAGGCCAAGTACCTCGACGAGGCGGGCGTGACGCTGTCCTGCCCCGCCGACCTCGACCCCGACGTCGTCGCCCGGGTGCAGGACGCCGCGGTGCGGGCCTTCGAGGCCGTGGGCTGCGAGGGCCTCGCGCGCGTCGACGTGTTCGTGACCCCCGACGGCGAGGTCGTGGTCAACGAGATCAACACCATGCCCGGCTTCACGCCGTACTCGATGTACCCGCGGATGTGGCAGGTCACGGGCCTGGAGTACGCGGACCTCGTCGACGAGCTGGTCGGCCTCGCGCTCGAGCGGCCCACCGGCCTGCGCTGA
- a CDS encoding DUF3515 family protein, producing the protein MHHRPTAAALAATGALLLLTACAPTVPVTVAPHATDPVCASVVLALPDSLGDGLDRLDTDAQATTAWGEPGAALVLRCGVEPPGPTTDQCRSVTTPQGPTIDWVVVEDDGDWTFTTYGRVPAVELLVPEAVATTHSTSFVDLLGPAVALTEQQRSCL; encoded by the coding sequence GTGCACCACCGTCCCACCGCCGCCGCCCTCGCCGCGACCGGCGCGCTCCTCCTCCTGACGGCCTGCGCCCCGACCGTGCCCGTGACGGTCGCGCCGCACGCCACCGACCCCGTGTGCGCCTCGGTCGTGCTGGCGCTGCCCGACTCGCTCGGCGACGGCCTGGACCGCCTCGACACCGACGCCCAGGCCACCACGGCGTGGGGCGAGCCCGGTGCGGCCCTCGTGCTGCGGTGCGGCGTCGAGCCGCCGGGCCCCACCACCGACCAGTGCCGGTCGGTCACCACACCGCAGGGCCCGACGATCGACTGGGTGGTCGTCGAGGACGACGGCGACTGGACCTTCACGACGTACGGCCGCGTGCCGGCGGTCGAGCTCCTGGTGCCCGAGGCCGTCGCGACGACCCACTCGACGTCGTTCGTCGACCTGCTCGGACCGGCGGTCGCCCTCACGGAGCAGCAGCGCAGCTGCCTGTGA
- the rpmB gene encoding 50S ribosomal protein L28, with translation MAANCDVCAKRPSFGHSISHSHVRTKRRWNPNIQRVRVVVAGTPKRLNVCTSCLKAGKVQRAV, from the coding sequence GTGGCTGCCAACTGCGACGTCTGCGCCAAGCGCCCGAGCTTCGGGCACAGCATCTCGCACTCCCACGTGCGTACGAAGCGGCGTTGGAACCCGAACATCCAGCGCGTGCGCGTCGTCGTCGCCGGGACCCCGAAGCGCCTCAACGTGTGCACCTCGTGCCTCAAGGCCGGCAAGGTCCAGCGCGCCGTCTGA
- a CDS encoding DUF6297 family protein, whose protein sequence is MTDVDARADDPRDVRDDPRVGDFELGEVPSAREIRRFTARAARARAGVGAGSLLTELYTVAVSVALSVLIVLGIVQQLGDALPPAPPTAEPGGLSLPVLVATILLAAVGALLSTAGRLGPVGAEGAQAAWWLPLPVDRRGLLRPAATRVPLVAALAGGMVVVVLEAGLLERRGAELVRAGVLGAAVAALVVLAAAVAQSRGVPRRRTALVGDLLLVAAPVLAALVVLSGRTPSSLPSVTWAAVAVVVVVAGALAALVDRRLGALPGRTLREGGSVATHAVGAVVSLDSRELGRALSGGVAAPSRRRTSRLSTVRGPMTALVTADLVVLRRSLRHVVQIVVATGLPVLATVVPQLAGPVGILVTVLLGGWMMSSASAEGSRWAEMAPVIDRLLPLGDRTVRRLRMVVPGLVALVWSVVVFTAVGRWAGATLDWLLLGVGAAPVWAAAAVRAAYRPSPRWDKPLISTPAGALPMGVMQVIARGPDLVAFCLLPVWVAIALGTVTTIMVTGQVWMSAIAVMIASSTAEKGWMERMLEEQDQRKAGAP, encoded by the coding sequence GTGACCGACGTCGACGCCCGCGCGGACGACCCGCGCGACGTGCGCGACGACCCGCGGGTCGGGGACTTCGAGCTGGGGGAGGTGCCCTCCGCGCGGGAGATCCGCCGGTTCACTGCCAGGGCCGCGCGGGCCCGAGCCGGCGTGGGTGCCGGATCCCTGCTGACGGAGCTGTACACCGTGGCGGTGAGCGTCGCGCTCTCGGTGCTCATCGTGCTGGGGATCGTCCAGCAGCTCGGTGACGCGCTGCCCCCGGCGCCGCCGACGGCCGAGCCGGGCGGGCTCAGCCTGCCGGTGCTCGTCGCGACGATCCTGCTGGCGGCCGTCGGTGCGCTCCTGTCCACGGCCGGACGTCTCGGGCCCGTCGGCGCCGAGGGGGCGCAGGCCGCGTGGTGGCTCCCGCTGCCGGTGGACCGGCGTGGCCTCCTGCGCCCTGCCGCCACCCGCGTCCCGCTCGTGGCGGCCCTCGCCGGGGGCATGGTCGTGGTGGTGCTCGAGGCCGGCCTGCTGGAGCGCCGGGGCGCGGAGCTGGTCCGCGCCGGCGTGCTCGGCGCGGCGGTCGCCGCCCTCGTCGTGCTCGCCGCCGCGGTCGCGCAGTCCCGCGGCGTGCCGCGGCGCCGGACCGCGCTGGTCGGCGACCTCCTCCTCGTCGCCGCACCCGTGCTCGCGGCCCTGGTGGTCCTGAGCGGACGCACACCCAGCTCCCTGCCGTCGGTGACGTGGGCGGCCGTCGCGGTGGTGGTCGTCGTGGCGGGCGCGCTGGCCGCACTCGTGGACCGCCGCCTCGGCGCGCTGCCGGGCCGCACGCTGCGCGAGGGCGGCTCCGTCGCCACCCACGCCGTCGGGGCGGTCGTGTCGCTCGACTCGCGCGAGCTGGGGCGCGCGTTGTCCGGTGGTGTGGCGGCACCCTCTCGTCGCCGGACGTCCCGGTTGTCGACCGTCCGCGGGCCGATGACCGCGCTGGTGACGGCCGACCTGGTCGTCCTGCGCCGGTCGTTGCGGCACGTGGTGCAGATCGTCGTGGCGACGGGCCTGCCCGTGCTGGCCACGGTGGTGCCGCAGCTCGCCGGCCCCGTCGGCATCCTGGTGACGGTGCTGCTGGGGGGCTGGATGATGTCGAGCGCGAGCGCCGAGGGCTCGCGGTGGGCCGAGATGGCGCCCGTGATCGACCGTCTCCTGCCGCTCGGCGACCGCACCGTGCGGCGGCTGCGCATGGTCGTCCCCGGTCTGGTCGCCCTCGTGTGGTCGGTCGTCGTGTTCACCGCGGTCGGCCGCTGGGCGGGCGCGACGCTGGACTGGCTCCTGCTCGGGGTCGGCGCAGCGCCGGTGTGGGCTGCGGCCGCCGTCCGGGCCGCCTACCGCCCCTCCCCGCGCTGGGACAAGCCGCTGATCTCGACGCCCGCCGGCGCGCTGCCCATGGGGGTGATGCAGGTGATCGCCCGCGGGCCGGACCTCGTGGCCTTCTGCCTGCTTCCCGTGTGGGTCGCGATCGCGCTCGGCACGGTGACGACGATCATGGTGACCGGGCAGGTCTGGATGTCGGCCATCGCGGTGATGATCGCGTCGTCGACGGCGGAGAAGGGCTGGATGGAGCGCATGCTCGAGGAGCAGGACCAGCGCAAGGCCGGTGCGCCGTGA